One genomic window of Rhizobium sp. NZLR1 includes the following:
- the repB gene encoding plasmid partitioning protein RepB, translating to MARKNLLSGLMDDSKKFTAVNNEDEPPHRDEKQHIAYKGIGALGAVTRSIDALAAKADAAKAIEEKLATGETVIDLDPALIEDSFVMDRLAHTDEQFRELVEAIRQRGQDSPILVRPHPEKDGRYQIAFGHRRARAAKELGRPVRAVVKKLDDRDHVIAQGQENSARADLSFIERTMFADKLDTLGFDRDTIMSALSAEKTTVSKMLSVTKRIPAEVLTAIGAAKTIGRDRWHDLSVKFETDNISARAIEFSTSAEFETAEPDARFDMLVAFISRRQQPISSIAALQPAARAWQRKDGAVKAKIRDDGKQFTIALKAEKASAFGAYIASNLDRLYEAFEKTQDLTKNGDQ from the coding sequence ATGGCGCGTAAAAACTTACTCTCGGGCCTGATGGACGATTCCAAGAAGTTTACTGCGGTAAACAATGAAGATGAGCCGCCCCACAGGGACGAGAAACAGCATATCGCCTATAAGGGGATCGGCGCTCTTGGTGCGGTGACGCGCAGCATCGATGCGCTAGCTGCCAAGGCGGATGCGGCCAAAGCCATCGAGGAGAAGCTGGCGACCGGCGAGACGGTGATTGATCTCGACCCTGCCCTGATCGAAGATTCGTTCGTCATGGACCGGCTGGCGCATACCGACGAACAGTTTCGCGAATTGGTCGAGGCTATCCGCCAGCGGGGTCAGGATTCACCGATCCTCGTTCGCCCGCATCCGGAAAAGGACGGCCGGTATCAGATCGCCTTCGGCCACCGTCGCGCCCGGGCCGCCAAAGAGCTGGGTAGACCTGTCCGCGCCGTCGTCAAAAAGCTTGACGATCGCGATCATGTCATCGCGCAGGGCCAGGAGAATTCGGCGCGCGCCGATCTTTCGTTCATCGAGAGGACGATGTTCGCCGACAAGCTCGACACGTTGGGTTTCGATAGGGATACAATCATGTCGGCGCTCAGCGCCGAAAAAACGACGGTTTCTAAGATGCTGTCTGTCACCAAACGGATCCCAGCCGAAGTCTTGACCGCAATCGGTGCGGCAAAGACCATCGGCCGTGACCGCTGGCACGATCTGTCGGTAAAATTCGAGACCGATAACATCTCTGCTCGGGCGATAGAGTTCAGCACGTCGGCAGAATTCGAGACGGCGGAGCCGGATGCCCGCTTCGATATGCTGGTTGCCTTCATCAGCAGAAGGCAACAGCCGATTTCATCCATAGCGGCGCTTCAGCCTGCAGCTCGCGCTTGGCAGCGCAAGGACGGCGCGGTCAAGGCGAAGATCAGGGATGACGGGAAGCAGTTCACCATCGCGCTGAAGGCGGAGAAGGCGTCAGCCTTTGGAGCCTATATCGCCAGCAATCTGGATCGTCTTTACGAGGCGTTCGAGAAGACACAGGATTTGACGAAAAACGGAGATCAATAA
- the repA gene encoding plasmid partitioning protein RepA has product MNMAPQIEKAISDVDQLIIGQAQELSDKLKQHRLEMFPPRALKGLREFQLAETARFLGVTSGYLRNLSLEGKGPLPQVTPSGRRSYTAAQMEEMRSFLEHNTRAGTHYLSHRRGNEHLQVVAVVNFKGGSGKTTSAAHLAQHLALTGHRVLAVDLDPQASLSAIHGFQPEFDVNENETLYAAIRYDDQRRPLREIIRPTNFPNLHLVPGNLELMEFEHDTPRVLAQGKAGDYGRVFFARLDEALSSVADDYDVVIIDCPPQLGFLTMSAICGATAVLITVHPQMLDVMSMCQFLQMLGEVLNTLKGAGGNMNLDWLRYLVTRYDPQDGPQTQMVAFMRSMFKNHVLTNPMLRSVAISDAAMTNQTLYEVERSQFTRATYDRAMEAMDAVNNEIVDLVHKAWGRK; this is encoded by the coding sequence ATGAATATGGCACCGCAGATAGAAAAAGCAATTTCCGATGTCGACCAGCTGATTATTGGTCAGGCGCAGGAGCTATCCGACAAGCTAAAGCAGCATCGGCTCGAAATGTTTCCGCCGCGCGCGCTGAAGGGGTTGCGCGAGTTTCAGCTTGCTGAAACGGCGCGCTTCCTCGGCGTCACCAGCGGCTACCTTCGCAATCTGTCGCTGGAGGGCAAGGGCCCTCTTCCCCAGGTCACGCCGTCCGGCCGTCGCTCTTATACGGCGGCGCAGATGGAAGAGATGCGCAGCTTCCTCGAACACAATACGCGTGCCGGAACCCATTACCTAAGTCATCGTCGAGGCAACGAACATCTGCAGGTCGTAGCGGTCGTCAACTTCAAGGGCGGCAGTGGAAAGACGACGAGTGCCGCGCATCTTGCCCAGCATCTTGCCCTGACTGGTCATCGGGTGCTTGCCGTCGACCTCGATCCGCAGGCGTCTCTCTCCGCCATTCATGGTTTTCAGCCTGAGTTCGATGTTAACGAAAACGAGACGCTCTACGCCGCCATTCGCTATGACGATCAGCGGCGACCGCTGAGGGAGATCATCCGGCCGACGAATTTTCCGAACCTTCATCTGGTGCCGGGCAATCTCGAATTGATGGAATTCGAGCATGATACGCCGCGGGTGCTTGCACAGGGCAAGGCCGGCGACTATGGACGCGTCTTCTTTGCACGGCTTGACGAGGCGCTGTCCTCGGTCGCCGACGATTACGATGTCGTCATCATCGACTGCCCTCCGCAGCTCGGCTTTTTGACGATGAGCGCGATTTGCGGCGCAACAGCGGTTCTGATCACCGTCCATCCTCAGATGCTCGACGTCATGTCGATGTGCCAGTTTCTGCAGATGCTCGGCGAGGTGCTGAACACGCTGAAGGGCGCTGGGGGCAACATGAATCTCGATTGGCTGCGTTATCTTGTTACCCGCTATGACCCGCAGGACGGGCCGCAGACGCAGATGGTCGCCTTCATGCGTTCGATGTTCAAGAACCATGTGTTGACCAATCCGATGTTGCGCAGTGTCGCGATCTCCGATGCGGCGATGACCAACCAGACGCTTTATGAGGTGGAGCGGAGCCAGTTTACCCGCGCGACCTACGACCGCGCCATGGAGGCGATGGATGCCGTCAATAATGAGATCGTCGATCTCGTTCACAAGGCCTGGGGGCGGAAATGA